GAAGTCACGCGACTGGTTATGCGCGGCGTGTCCGGGGACGATCGACGCGTCTCAGGGTTGCTGCTGCCTCGCCGAGTCTTGTAGCCGGACTAGCCCACTGGCATCATCGGTTCTATGTCCCCGGTCACGATTGTTCACGACACCGTCCAAGTATCCCGCTCGATACGAATCCCCGTCGATAAAGCATGGGCTGCATACCAAGACACCGCACGACGAGCTGAATGGGCGGTCCCGGCCGGTGAGCAGATGGTCTACTCCCGCGACCAACTGACACGCGGTGGCCTCACAGAGTACCGGTGTGGGACTCCTGGCGAACTCAAGTACCACGTCCGAGGGGAATACCTCGTGGTCGAGCCAGAGTCCTTGATGGTATATACGGAAACCGTCACAGCCGGCGATGAACTACTCTCTAGCAGTCTCGTCACCTGGGAGTTCAGGGAGAATCTTGACGGTGCACTAGTCTCGATCACCAACCAGGTCACGTCGTTCGTCGGCCAAGAAATGATTGATGGCACTCGGAATGGTCACTCGATTGCTCTGAACCAGCTCGCGACGCTGCTCGAGAACTAAACGGCGAGCACGATGTTTCGCCCGGGTGCGCCGCTCAATGCGGCTCAGCACGGTCCCCCGATTTTGGACAAAAGACCGACCC
The nucleotide sequence above comes from Nesterenkonia halotolerans. Encoded proteins:
- a CDS encoding SRPBCC domain-containing protein, giving the protein MSPVTIVHDTVQVSRSIRIPVDKAWAAYQDTARRAEWAVPAGEQMVYSRDQLTRGGLTEYRCGTPGELKYHVRGEYLVVEPESLMVYTETVTAGDELLSSSLVTWEFRENLDGALVSITNQVTSFVGQEMIDGTRNGHSIALNQLATLLEN